In the Sphingomonas sp. LM7 genome, one interval contains:
- a CDS encoding class II aldolase/adducin family protein yields MATALQPDAGNPLGITAPEWEARQQLAACYRVFDHLGWSEMIYNHITLKVPGEEGAFLINPFGLHFSEVKASNLVKIDIDGNKLDGSPYPVNRAGFVQHALFHRHLPDAHCIAHTHTTAGMAVSSVEGGLRPTNFYACNFAGQIAYHDFEGVTVRDEEGQRLLANLGDKRVMLLKNHGILVMGRTLPEAFIKHWSLQRACEIQIATASMGTPLIVDDAVVAVHQRDLHMAQVPGGPGAADFAAMVRLVDRIDRSWRE; encoded by the coding sequence ATGGCCACTGCGCTCCAGCCAGACGCCGGCAACCCCCTGGGCATCACTGCGCCTGAATGGGAGGCGCGCCAGCAGCTCGCCGCCTGCTACCGCGTGTTCGATCACCTCGGCTGGTCCGAGATGATCTACAACCACATCACGCTGAAAGTGCCGGGCGAGGAAGGCGCATTCCTGATCAATCCGTTCGGGCTGCACTTCAGCGAAGTGAAGGCGTCGAATCTCGTCAAGATCGACATCGATGGCAACAAGCTCGATGGCTCGCCCTATCCGGTCAACCGCGCCGGCTTCGTTCAGCATGCGCTGTTCCATCGGCATCTGCCCGACGCGCATTGCATCGCCCACACCCACACCACCGCCGGCATGGCAGTGAGCAGCGTCGAAGGCGGCCTGCGCCCCACCAACTTCTATGCCTGCAACTTCGCCGGCCAGATCGCCTATCACGATTTCGAAGGCGTCACGGTGCGCGACGAGGAAGGCCAGCGCCTGCTCGCCAATCTCGGCGACAAGCGCGTGATGCTGCTCAAGAACCACGGCATCCTGGTAATGGGCCGCACCTTGCCCGAGGCGTTCATCAAGCACTGGTCGCTCCAGCGCGCCTGCGAGATCCAGATCGCCACGGCAAGCATGGGCACGCCGCTGATCGTCGACGACGCCGTGGTCGCGGTCCACCAGCGCGACCTTCACATGGCCCAGGTGCCCGGCGGCCCCGGCGCGGCGGACTTCGCCGCGATGGTGCGGCTGGTCGATCGCATCGATCGAAGCTGGCGCGAATGA
- a CDS encoding RNA pyrophosphohydrolase, giving the protein MTDITSLPYRPCAGVMLINRDGQVFVGQRLDSTLEAWQMPQGGIDPGEDPLDAAYRELWEETGVSREHVELVAAAPEELSYDLPDDLIGKVWKGKWRGQRQRWFLFRFLGDDTHINIATAEPEFRAWRWAEPAELPDVIVPFKRDLYRQILDAFAAELGSVRRA; this is encoded by the coding sequence ATGACCGATATCACCAGCCTTCCCTACCGCCCCTGCGCCGGCGTGATGCTGATCAACCGCGACGGCCAGGTGTTCGTCGGCCAGCGTCTCGATTCGACGCTCGAGGCCTGGCAGATGCCGCAGGGCGGGATCGATCCGGGCGAGGATCCGCTCGACGCCGCCTATCGAGAGCTGTGGGAGGAAACCGGGGTTTCGCGCGAGCATGTCGAGCTGGTCGCCGCAGCGCCCGAGGAACTCAGCTACGACTTGCCCGACGACCTGATCGGCAAGGTCTGGAAGGGCAAATGGCGCGGGCAGCGGCAGCGCTGGTTCCTGTTCCGCTTCCTTGGCGACGACACGCACATCAACATCGCCACTGCCGAACCCGAGTTCCGCGCGTGGCGCTGGGCCGAACCCGCCGAGCTTCCCGACGTGATCGTACCTTTCAAACGCGACCTCTATCGCCAGATTCTCGACGCCTTCGCAGCCGAGCTCGGATCGGTTCGTCGGGCGTAA
- a CDS encoding YdiY family protein: MRALLLALPLLLANTAAEDPVIPATIKSMLDAAMESGSEGDVSVIVKYARTADPASADLVVKKAADWRNERLAKANRRIREADFFDLVKGRAELGGYVSTGNTRNIGLTASVEVKREALEWRHKMRLQADYQESLGIVTRERYLAAYEPNWKFDDRAYLYSAAQYESDRFSGFYDRVSVSSGTGYSAIKSPKVKLDVELGPAYRLTRFIDDKTESNLAARGSMDFGWKLSRSISVTQNASAYLQDANSTVSSRSALLAKLFGPLSAQFSYTLQYESTPPIGRQTTDTTSRAALVVDF, from the coding sequence ATGCGCGCCCTGCTCCTCGCCCTGCCGCTGCTGCTGGCCAACACTGCAGCCGAAGATCCCGTCATTCCCGCGACGATCAAGTCGATGCTCGATGCCGCGATGGAATCCGGCAGCGAGGGTGATGTCTCGGTAATCGTCAAATATGCCAGGACCGCCGATCCGGCCAGCGCCGACCTCGTCGTCAAGAAGGCGGCCGACTGGCGTAATGAGCGCCTCGCCAAGGCCAATCGCCGAATCCGCGAAGCTGATTTCTTCGATCTGGTGAAGGGCCGCGCCGAACTGGGCGGCTATGTCAGCACCGGCAACACGCGCAATATTGGGCTCACCGCCTCGGTCGAAGTCAAGCGAGAGGCACTCGAATGGCGGCACAAGATGCGTCTTCAGGCCGATTATCAGGAGAGCCTCGGCATCGTCACGCGCGAGCGCTATCTCGCCGCCTACGAGCCAAACTGGAAGTTCGACGACCGCGCCTATCTTTACAGCGCCGCGCAGTATGAAAGCGATCGCTTCTCGGGCTTCTACGACCGCGTCTCGGTATCGAGCGGCACCGGCTACAGCGCGATCAAGTCGCCCAAGGTCAAGCTCGACGTCGAATTGGGGCCGGCATACCGCCTGACCCGCTTCATCGACGACAAGACCGAGAGCAATCTCGCTGCGCGCGGCAGCATGGATTTCGGCTGGAAACTGTCGCGCAGCATCTCGGTGACGCAGAATGCCTCGGCGTATCTGCAGGACGCCAACAGCACCGTGTCGAGCCGCTCCGCGCTGCTCGCCAAGCTGTTCGGACCGCTTTCGGCGCAATTCTCGTACACGCTGCAGTACGAAAGCACCCCGCCGATCGGCCGCCAGACCACCGACACCACCAGCCGCGCCGCGTTAGTAGTCGACTTCTGA
- a CDS encoding hydrolase translates to MGGLSSIEQAAIERVAEAPMLARTEAWVAINSGTRNLAGLATIADSLADAFSVLPGHLALVDPAPVENVTTDGHVEAIGHGRHFHLAVRPEAPVQMLFTGHMDTVFPADHPFQTGRWLDDGRLNAPGAADMKGGLALMLAALEAFEASPLAGRLGYEVVINSDEETGSFASRGLIEAAARGKVAALTYEPALPDGTLAGARGGTGNFSLVVHGRSAHAGRNPEEGRNALVAAAALAVRLADAKAPGLAVNPARIDGGGPNNVVPDLAILRVNFRPRDEWSIALAKAAIERAASDVMASHDVRIEVHGSFNRPPKPVDPGAEKLFGLVREVGADLGIAVAWKDTGGVCDGNNIAACGVPVVDTMGARGGAIHSTEEFLIPESLPERAALSALTILRIAERGQL, encoded by the coding sequence ATGGGCGGGCTTTCCAGCATCGAACAGGCAGCGATCGAGCGAGTGGCGGAAGCGCCGATGCTCGCGCGGACCGAGGCGTGGGTCGCGATCAACAGCGGCACGCGCAACCTCGCCGGGCTCGCCACGATCGCCGACTCTCTCGCCGACGCCTTTTCGGTGCTGCCTGGGCATCTGGCGCTGGTCGATCCCGCCCCGGTCGAGAACGTCACCACCGACGGGCACGTCGAGGCGATCGGCCATGGCCGGCACTTCCATCTTGCGGTTCGGCCCGAGGCGCCGGTGCAGATGCTGTTCACCGGCCACATGGACACCGTGTTTCCCGCCGATCACCCCTTCCAGACCGGCCGCTGGCTGGACGACGGCCGGCTCAACGCACCGGGCGCAGCCGACATGAAGGGCGGGCTGGCGCTGATGCTCGCCGCGCTGGAGGCATTCGAGGCGAGCCCGCTCGCCGGCCGGCTCGGCTACGAGGTCGTCATCAATTCGGACGAGGAGACCGGCTCGTTCGCATCGCGCGGGCTGATCGAAGCCGCCGCGCGCGGCAAGGTCGCAGCACTCACCTATGAGCCCGCGCTGCCCGACGGCACGCTCGCCGGCGCGCGGGGCGGCACCGGCAATTTCTCGCTCGTCGTTCATGGCCGCAGCGCGCATGCCGGCCGCAATCCCGAGGAAGGGCGCAACGCCCTGGTCGCCGCCGCCGCGCTGGCAGTGCGGCTCGCCGACGCAAAGGCGCCCGGGCTGGCAGTCAACCCCGCCCGGATCGACGGCGGAGGCCCCAACAACGTGGTTCCCGACCTTGCCATCCTGCGGGTCAATTTCCGCCCGCGCGACGAGTGGAGCATCGCCCTCGCCAAGGCGGCGATCGAGCGTGCCGCGAGTGACGTCATGGCGTCGCACGACGTCCGCATCGAAGTACATGGCAGCTTCAATCGCCCGCCAAAGCCAGTCGATCCCGGCGCGGAAAAGCTGTTCGGGCTGGTCCGCGAAGTCGGGGCCGATCTCGGTATCGCCGTGGCCTGGAAGGATACCGGCGGCGTGTGCGACGGCAACAACATCGCCGCATGCGGCGTGCCGGTGGTCGATACGATGGGCGCCCGCGGCGGCGCGATACACTCAACGGAGGAATTTCTGATCCCCGAAAGCCTGCCCGAGCGCGCCGCATTGTCGGCGCTGACCATCCTGCGTATCGCCGAACGAGGCCAGCTATGA
- a CDS encoding arginine N-succinyltransferase → MTFRIRAARDEDLQPLYEMAKLTGGGFTNLPPEKDALRAKLVRSHAAFARDEDGLFDDLFLLVLENSETGEVRGTCQIFTHVGQHWPFYSYRMGTVTKHSQELNRTFRAEILSLVNDLEGSSEVGGLFLHPGERAGGLGMLLARSRYLFIARHRARFAERVLAELRGVIDEAGGSPFWDGVAGRFFGMNFQAADEFNATHGNQFIADLMPKHPIYTAMLQESARSVIGLPHPSGRAAMRMLENEGFAFENYIDIFDGGPTMTARTDLVRTVREAKSATVTGVDGSGEPAMLATGRLANFQVCFGTVTTSDAGVAIDSGAAAILGVSAGDEVLHVAR, encoded by the coding sequence ATGACCTTCCGCATCCGCGCCGCCCGCGACGAGGATCTCCAGCCGCTCTACGAAATGGCCAAGCTCACCGGCGGCGGCTTCACCAATCTGCCGCCCGAAAAGGACGCGCTGCGCGCCAAGCTGGTCCGCAGCCACGCTGCCTTCGCGCGCGACGAGGACGGATTGTTCGACGATCTGTTCTTGCTGGTGCTGGAAAATAGCGAAACCGGCGAAGTTCGCGGCACCTGCCAGATCTTTACCCATGTCGGCCAGCACTGGCCATTCTACAGCTACCGCATGGGCACGGTGACCAAGCACAGCCAGGAACTCAATCGGACTTTTCGCGCCGAGATCCTGAGCTTGGTCAACGATCTTGAGGGCTCGAGCGAAGTCGGCGGACTGTTCCTCCATCCCGGCGAACGCGCCGGTGGCCTGGGCATGCTGCTCGCCCGCAGCCGCTATCTGTTCATCGCCAGGCACCGCGCGCGCTTTGCCGAACGCGTCCTCGCCGAATTGCGTGGGGTGATCGACGAGGCCGGCGGCTCGCCCTTCTGGGACGGTGTCGCCGGCCGCTTCTTCGGGATGAACTTCCAGGCAGCAGACGAATTCAACGCCACCCATGGCAACCAGTTCATCGCCGATCTGATGCCCAAGCACCCGATCTACACTGCGATGCTCCAGGAGAGCGCCCGCTCGGTGATCGGCCTGCCCCATCCCTCGGGCCGCGCTGCGATGCGGATGCTCGAGAACGAAGGCTTCGCGTTCGAGAATTACATCGACATCTTCGACGGCGGCCCGACGATGACTGCGCGCACCGACCTGGTCCGCACCGTCCGCGAGGCGAAGTCCGCGACGGTGACCGGCGTCGACGGCAGCGGCGAACCCGCGATGCTCGCCACCGGGCGGCTGGCGAACTTCCAGGTCTGCTTCGGCACGGTAACGACATCGGACGCAGGCGTGGCGATCGACTCCGGCGCCGCGGCGATCCTCGGCGTATCGGCCGGCGACGAGGTCCTGCATGTCGCGCGGTGA
- a CDS encoding N-succinylarginine dihydrolase, translated as MLVEINFDGIIGPSHNYAGLSPGNLAATRNRGLTAHPRAAALQGIAKMRTNLRLGLKQGILLPHARPDHLWLASLAADYAAAAPHLQAQAMSASAMWAANAATVSPAPDTADGRCHLTVANLATMPHRSHEWRETLAQLRLAFANPAFAVHEPIPAPFGDEGAANHMRLSASHNAPGVEIFVYGINGGPFPARQHADASYAVARRHGLDSARTLFVQQSEEAIAAGAFHNDVVAVANGRVLFAHEHAFADKARFYDDLRAALPEVEIVEVPAAQVSLAEAISSYLFNAQLVTLPSGETALIVPEEARETPSVWAWLEAHIAGNGPIRRVEVVDVRQSMANGGGPACLRLRVVADPATIDPRFLVDEARLDRIASVIETHWPEAIDADRIGDPALVAQIEVARNALFEALETVELIYR; from the coding sequence ATGTTGGTTGAGATCAACTTCGACGGCATCATCGGTCCCAGCCATAATTATGCCGGCCTGAGCCCTGGAAACCTCGCCGCAACCCGCAACCGCGGCCTTACCGCCCACCCGCGCGCGGCTGCGTTGCAAGGCATCGCCAAGATGCGCACCAACCTGCGCCTCGGGCTGAAGCAGGGCATCCTCCTGCCCCATGCCCGCCCCGACCATCTCTGGCTGGCCAGTCTCGCCGCGGACTATGCCGCCGCCGCGCCGCATCTGCAGGCGCAGGCGATGTCGGCTTCAGCGATGTGGGCGGCCAATGCCGCGACCGTATCGCCCGCGCCCGACACCGCAGACGGCCGCTGCCACCTTACCGTCGCCAATCTCGCGACGATGCCGCATCGCAGCCACGAATGGCGAGAGACGCTGGCCCAACTCCGCCTCGCCTTCGCGAACCCCGCCTTCGCCGTGCACGAACCCATCCCCGCCCCGTTCGGCGACGAAGGCGCGGCGAACCATATGCGCCTCTCTGCATCGCATAACGCGCCCGGGGTCGAAATCTTCGTCTACGGGATCAACGGCGGCCCCTTCCCCGCCCGCCAGCATGCCGATGCCAGCTACGCAGTCGCCCGCCGCCACGGGCTCGACTCCGCCCGCACGCTCTTCGTCCAGCAATCCGAGGAAGCGATCGCCGCCGGCGCGTTCCACAATGATGTCGTTGCCGTCGCCAATGGCCGGGTGCTGTTCGCGCACGAGCACGCCTTCGCCGACAAGGCGCGCTTCTACGACGATCTCCGCGCTGCACTGCCCGAAGTCGAGATCGTCGAAGTGCCTGCCGCCCAGGTCAGCCTGGCCGAGGCGATTTCCTCCTATCTGTTCAACGCCCAGCTGGTCACCCTACCCTCGGGCGAGACCGCACTGATCGTCCCCGAAGAAGCCCGCGAGACCCCGAGCGTATGGGCGTGGCTCGAGGCGCATATCGCGGGCAACGGCCCGATCCGCCGAGTCGAAGTGGTCGATGTCCGCCAGTCGATGGCCAATGGCGGCGGTCCCGCGTGCCTGAGGCTGCGCGTCGTCGCCGATCCAGCCACGATCGATCCCCGCTTCCTCGTCGATGAAGCCAGGCTCGACCGGATCGCGTCGGTGATCGAAACACATTGGCCCGAGGCGATCGACGCCGACAGGATCGGCGATCCGGCGCTGGTCGCGCAGATCGAGGTTGCCCGCAATGCGCTGTTCGAAGCCCTCGAAACTGTCGAGTTAATTTACAGGTAA
- a CDS encoding pectate lyase encodes MQSWLVKVLGFLLAASLALPAAAAPDKAKVEATMKRATRFMVEKVATNGGYVWSYLPDMSRRWGEMEAFPTMIWVQPPGTATMGHLYLDAYHATGDAYYYDAAEKAANALIAIQHESGGWHYFGDFGGEASKQRWYETIGRNAWRLEEFQHDWGNATFDDAGTSEAMQFLLRLYVEKHDPKYRPALDKALNFVLDSQYPIGGWPQRYPLKSDFSHHGKPDYTSFITFNDDVAGENIQFLLYACQALGGDARIRDALVRAMNITLVTQQAAPQAGWGLQYTLDLKPVGARTYEPDALVTHTTAANIRQLFRFYRLTGDRKFLARVPEALAWLDSVKLPADQVRNGRAYPTFIEIGTNRPLYVHRRGSNVVNGEYYADYDPANTITHYSATRAVDVPALRREYDKLIAANPAEIARESPLRTSQPLPRYFLVEEVETSDLNTAGGTRAPEALVKSLNAAGWWPTELKATSNPYAGDGARTPAAGDFSRTRVGDATDTSPYETDHPVIGISTGTYIENMKVLIATLRQ; translated from the coding sequence ATGCAGTCGTGGCTGGTCAAGGTGCTGGGATTTCTACTCGCGGCGAGCCTCGCGCTCCCCGCCGCCGCCGCACCCGATAAGGCCAAGGTCGAAGCGACCATGAAGCGCGCCACGCGCTTCATGGTCGAGAAGGTCGCTACCAATGGCGGCTATGTCTGGTCCTACCTCCCCGACATGTCGCGCCGCTGGGGCGAGATGGAGGCGTTTCCGACAATGATCTGGGTCCAGCCGCCGGGCACCGCGACGATGGGCCATCTCTATCTCGACGCCTATCACGCCACCGGCGACGCCTATTATTACGACGCCGCCGAAAAGGCCGCCAATGCGCTGATCGCGATCCAGCATGAGAGCGGCGGCTGGCATTATTTCGGCGATTTCGGCGGCGAGGCCTCGAAGCAGCGTTGGTACGAGACGATCGGCAGGAATGCGTGGCGGCTCGAGGAATTCCAGCACGACTGGGGCAATGCCACTTTCGACGATGCCGGCACGTCCGAAGCGATGCAGTTCCTGCTGCGCCTCTATGTCGAGAAGCACGATCCCAAATACCGCCCCGCGCTCGACAAGGCGCTGAACTTCGTCCTCGACAGCCAATATCCGATCGGCGGCTGGCCCCAGCGCTATCCGCTCAAGAGCGACTTCAGCCACCACGGCAAGCCCGATTACACCAGCTTCATCACCTTCAACGACGATGTCGCGGGCGAGAACATCCAGTTCCTCCTCTACGCCTGTCAGGCGCTCGGCGGCGATGCGCGCATCCGCGACGCACTGGTCCGCGCGATGAACATCACGCTGGTCACGCAGCAGGCCGCCCCCCAGGCCGGCTGGGGGCTGCAATATACGCTCGACCTCAAGCCCGTCGGCGCGCGCACCTATGAGCCCGATGCGCTGGTGACGCACACCACCGCGGCAAACATCAGGCAGCTGTTCCGCTTCTATCGCCTCACCGGCGATCGCAAGTTCCTCGCCCGCGTGCCCGAGGCGCTCGCCTGGCTCGACTCGGTCAAGCTCCCCGCCGACCAGGTCAGGAACGGCCGCGCCTATCCCACCTTTATCGAGATCGGCACCAATCGTCCGCTCTATGTCCATCGCCGCGGCTCGAACGTAGTCAACGGCGAATATTATGCCGATTACGATCCCGCCAACACGATCACCCATTACAGCGCCACCCGCGCCGTCGACGTCCCCGCGCTGCGCCGCGAATATGACAAGCTGATCGCCGCGAACCCCGCGGAGATCGCCAGGGAGTCGCCGCTGCGCACGTCCCAGCCGCTGCCACGCTATTTCCTCGTCGAGGAAGTCGAGACGTCGGACCTCAACACCGCCGGCGGCACGCGCGCGCCCGAGGCACTGGTCAAGTCGCTCAACGCCGCCGGCTGGTGGCCGACCGAGCTCAAGGCGACGAGCAATCCCTATGCCGGCGACGGCGCCCGCACCCCGGCCGCAGGCGACTTCAGCCGCACCAGGGTCGGCGACGCGACCGACACTTCGCCCTATGAGACCGACCATCCCGTGATCGGCATCTCCACCGGCACCTATATCGAGAACATGAAGGTCCTGATCGCCACGCTACGGCAATAG
- a CDS encoding DUF72 domain-containing protein — translation MTARIGTAGWSIPRAEADRVPGAGTHLQRYGQRLNAAEINTSFYRPHRPATYARWAESVPDDFRFAVKLPKAITHKARLVDCEDLLARFAGEVAGLGTKRGPLLVQMPPSFAYPGDVAERFFDMLDELVGGPVVVEPRHASWYVPEVDAMLAERRIARVVADPPVPEAARMPGGWPDLLYIRLHGAPRVYWSSYDAAQIDALAARIAESDVETWTIFDNTASGAALGNALDLAERLLP, via the coding sequence ATGACGGCGAGGATCGGAACCGCAGGCTGGTCGATACCGCGCGCCGAGGCCGATCGCGTTCCGGGCGCCGGAACGCATCTCCAGCGCTATGGGCAACGGCTGAACGCTGCCGAGATCAACACCAGCTTCTATCGCCCCCACCGGCCCGCGACCTATGCGCGCTGGGCAGAGTCGGTGCCCGACGACTTCCGCTTCGCCGTCAAGCTGCCAAAGGCGATCACGCACAAGGCGCGGCTGGTCGATTGCGAGGATCTGCTCGCGCGGTTCGCCGGCGAGGTGGCGGGGCTCGGCACGAAGCGCGGGCCTCTGCTGGTTCAGATGCCGCCGAGCTTCGCTTATCCGGGCGACGTCGCCGAGCGCTTTTTCGATATGCTGGACGAGTTGGTCGGCGGGCCGGTGGTGGTCGAGCCGCGCCATGCAAGCTGGTACGTGCCCGAAGTCGATGCGATGCTCGCCGAGCGGCGGATCGCGCGCGTCGTCGCCGACCCCCCGGTGCCCGAGGCGGCGCGCATGCCCGGCGGGTGGCCAGATCTCCTTTATATTCGGCTTCACGGCGCGCCGCGGGTCTATTGGTCGAGCTACGATGCCGCGCAGATCGATGCGCTCGCGGCGCGCATCGCGGAAAGCGATGTCGAGACCTGGACGATCTTCGACAACACTGCCTCCGGCGCCGCACTCGGCAACGCGCTCGATCTGGCCGAGCGGCTATTGCCGTAG
- a CDS encoding GNAT family N-acetyltransferase has translation MIETERLILRGWRDSDREPFHAMGQDERVMATLGPVLWRDETDAMIDRMTRILVANGFTFWAVERRADGAFLGFCGLKPGAEETPIEGEIEIGWRLAHEYWGKGYAREAAQASLDWGWANLDIAGIAAITTVGNVRSWGLMKRLGMVRAPQDDFDHPKAIERLRPHVTYRIARGAVKPGETGRN, from the coding sequence ATGATCGAGACCGAACGCCTGATCCTGCGCGGCTGGCGCGACTCCGACCGCGAGCCCTTTCATGCGATGGGGCAGGACGAACGGGTGATGGCAACGCTCGGGCCCGTGCTGTGGCGCGACGAGACCGATGCGATGATCGACCGGATGACGCGCATTCTCGTCGCCAATGGCTTTACCTTCTGGGCAGTCGAGCGGCGTGCTGACGGCGCTTTCCTGGGCTTTTGCGGGCTCAAGCCCGGCGCCGAGGAGACTCCGATCGAAGGCGAGATCGAGATCGGCTGGCGGCTCGCGCACGAATATTGGGGCAAGGGCTATGCCCGCGAGGCGGCGCAGGCGAGCCTGGATTGGGGCTGGGCGAACCTCGACATAGCCGGGATTGCCGCAATCACCACCGTCGGCAATGTCCGCAGCTGGGGGCTGATGAAGCGGCTGGGCATGGTCCGTGCGCCGCAGGACGACTTCGACCATCCCAAGGCGATCGAGCGGTTGCGGCCACACGTCACCTATCGCATCGCGCGCGGCGCGGTTAAGCCCGGCGAAACCGGACGGAATTAA
- a CDS encoding GNAT family N-acetyltransferase: MIRTERLILRVPEPRDRDGLVAMFTNQILMAQLFPGLDEAAADGVIAKHDRLRSEGLGFLAVERREDGALVGFCGLKRGEAHMPIAGAIEAGWIVDLPWWRHGYAREAMQAVLADAWSRIAEDRIYAITSSVNLKSQALMERLGMHRLAEGDYMSASFPEGHTLRPTVTFAIDRPA; encoded by the coding sequence GTGATCAGGACGGAGCGCCTGATCCTCCGAGTGCCCGAGCCCCGCGACCGCGACGGGCTGGTGGCGATGTTCACCAATCAGATATTGATGGCGCAGCTGTTTCCGGGCCTCGACGAAGCAGCCGCGGACGGCGTGATCGCCAAGCATGATCGGCTGCGCAGCGAGGGACTGGGTTTCCTGGCTGTCGAGCGGCGCGAGGATGGCGCATTGGTCGGTTTTTGCGGGCTCAAGCGGGGCGAAGCGCATATGCCGATTGCCGGCGCGATCGAGGCGGGCTGGATCGTCGATTTGCCGTGGTGGCGCCACGGCTATGCTCGCGAAGCGATGCAGGCGGTACTGGCCGATGCCTGGAGCCGGATAGCAGAGGACCGGATCTACGCGATCACCTCGTCAGTGAACCTCAAGAGCCAGGCGCTGATGGAGCGGCTGGGGATGCACCGGCTCGCCGAAGGTGATTATATGAGCGCGAGCTTTCCCGAGGGGCATACGCTTCGCCCTACCGTCACCTTTGCCATCGACCGGCCGGCATGA
- the hemB gene encoding porphobilinogen synthase, whose translation MSQYPALRLRRTRAAAWSRRMHAETVLTPADLIWPLFVTEGSEEEPIGSLPGVSRWSVKAIAERAKEAAALGIPCIALFPNTPAGLRSDDGREALNPDNLMCRAIRAIKDAVPDIGVLTDVALDPYTSHGHDGIVDAAGYVINDETSAVLTDQALVQAEAGADIVAPSDMMDGRVGLIRSALEANGHVNVQIMAYAAKYASAFYGPFRDAVGSRGLLKGDKKTYQMDPANAEEALREVALDIAEGADSVMVKPGLPYLDIIVRVKNAFEVPVFAYQVSGEYAMIEAAAAAGAGEREALVLETLMAFKRAGTSGVLTYHAPLAARLLGA comes from the coding sequence ATGAGTCAGTACCCTGCGCTCCGCCTTCGCCGCACCCGCGCTGCCGCGTGGAGCCGGCGGATGCACGCCGAAACCGTCCTCACCCCCGCCGACCTGATCTGGCCGCTGTTCGTCACCGAAGGCAGCGAGGAGGAGCCGATCGGCTCACTCCCCGGAGTGTCGCGCTGGTCGGTCAAGGCGATAGCCGAACGGGCGAAGGAAGCCGCGGCGCTGGGCATTCCCTGCATCGCGCTGTTTCCCAACACGCCGGCCGGGTTGCGCAGCGACGATGGACGCGAGGCGCTCAATCCCGACAATCTGATGTGCCGCGCGATCCGGGCGATCAAGGATGCCGTGCCCGATATCGGCGTGCTCACCGATGTCGCGCTCGATCCCTATACCAGCCACGGCCATGACGGGATCGTCGATGCCGCGGGCTATGTGATCAACGACGAGACGTCGGCGGTGCTGACCGACCAGGCGCTGGTCCAGGCCGAGGCGGGGGCGGACATCGTCGCGCCTTCGGACATGATGGACGGGCGCGTGGGGCTGATCCGATCGGCGCTGGAGGCCAATGGGCACGTAAACGTCCAGATCATGGCCTACGCCGCCAAATATGCCAGTGCGTTCTACGGCCCGTTCCGCGACGCCGTCGGCAGCCGCGGGCTGCTCAAGGGCGACAAGAAGACCTATCAGATGGACCCGGCCAATGCCGAGGAAGCGCTGCGCGAGGTCGCTCTCGACATTGCCGAGGGCGCCGACAGCGTGATGGTCAAGCCGGGACTGCCGTATCTCGACATCATAGTGCGTGTGAAGAATGCCTTCGAAGTGCCTGTGTTCGCATATCAGGTGTCGGGCGAATATGCGATGATCGAGGCGGCGGCGGCGGCCGGGGCGGGGGAGCGCGAGGCGTTGGTGCTGGAGACGCTGATGGCGTTCAAGCGCGCCGGAACCTCGGGCGTGCTGACCTATCATGCGCCGCTCGCCGCGCGGCTGCTGGGCGCGTGA